From one Humulus lupulus chromosome 8, drHumLupu1.1, whole genome shotgun sequence genomic stretch:
- the LOC133795691 gene encoding L10-interacting MYB domain-containing protein-like, with protein sequence MDEKNVDINDYASWPEAIESHFISLLYEEAKKGLQTTTLDKKGWLKIENDILNSFGKRYKMPQLKSKFNRLRKAHREFSHLLEQTGMGWDPQTNTVTANDEVWDTYLKKYPNAKRFRKK encoded by the exons ATGGATGAGAAGAATGTAGACATTAACGATTATGCTTCTTGGCCTGAGGCTATTGAATCACATTTTATTAGTCTTCTATATGAAGAAGCCAAAAAAGGATTACAAACAACAACATTGGACAAAAAAGGATGGCTGAAAATAGAAAATGACATATTAAATTCTTTTGGAAAGAGATATAAAATGCCTCAATTGAAATCCAAATTCAATCGGTTAAGAAAGGCACATCGTGAATTTTCTCATCTTTTGGAACAAACTGGTATGGGATGGGATCCTCAAACAAATACTGTTACAGCAAATGATGAAGTATGGGACACTTATCTAAAG AAATATCCAAATGCGAAAAGATTTCGAAAAAAATGA
- the LOC133795692 gene encoding uncharacterized protein LOC133795692, with protein sequence MHGHIKCKLAIKMRDNIVASGYILKTDSTVIHGKKMPKEVARVVVEVAHEEMARLQFPNLNAEITLVGQAVGVPLAWHKHLIIDESERGQKRKQEDIEAMIPSTQHPQPPKLPRVEPLTHEVVSISHNDSTSMSSNLTSLLKFASPWDNDYHKKINIPSHVFGYNTIATLFKDDVTQFCHMEKIGQTPMILCLRLLDDILHTNGLDHLYAFQHPGEVSVGHENKHAQALKDRFIQMGEKQFLISPGITMAFLDPINLQLRIEIKNIVRLAFTLYDTEKGKRVVSLKYYSPKCRQQPKTTECDIYCMKYARDLISQQRAKAYLSNNFNSDLPYTDAELNEVQEEWAKYILPHFAK encoded by the exons ATGCATGGG CATATTAAATGCAAGCTTGCTATCAAAATGAGAGACAACATAGTTGCATCGGGATACATCCTTAAGACTGACAGTACAGTTATCCATGGAAAAAAGATGCCTAAAGAAGTTGCTCGTGTAGTCGTTGAAGTAGCCCATGAAGAGATGGCTAGGCTACAATTTCCTAATTTGAATGCAGAGATCACTTTGGTAGGTCAAGCAGTTGGGGTACCATTAGCATGgcataaacatcttattatcgaCGAAAGTGAGCGGGGACAG AAGAGAAAGCAAGAAGATATTGAGGCGATGATACCTTCCACTCAACATCCACAACCCCCAAAGCTTCCGCGTGTAGAGCCATTAACACATGAGGTAGTGTCAATCTCTCACAATGATTCAACATCTATGTCAAGCAATTTGACCTCTTTATTGAAGTTTGCATCACCATGGGATAATGACTACCACAAGAAGATTAATATCCCATCGCATGTTTTTGGATACAACACGATTGCTACGCTTTTCAAGGATGATGTGACACAATTTTGCCACATGGAAAAGATTGGGCAAACTCCAATGATATTGTGTTTGAG GTTGTTGGATGATATACTACATACCAATGGGTTGGATCATTTGTACGCATTTCAGCATCCAGGTGAAGTTAGTGTAGGTCATGAGAATAAGCATGCCCAAGCACTTAAAGATCGATTCATTCAAATGGGCGAGAAGCAGTTCCTTATTTCCCCTGGAATAACAA TGGCGTTCTTGGATCCCATTAACCTTCAATTACGCATtgagattaaaaatatagttaggct TGCTTTCACGCTATATGATACGGAAAAAGGAAAAAGAGTTGTAAGTCTAAAGTATTATAGTCCAAAA TGCCGACAACAACCAAAAACCACAGAGTGCGATATCTACTGCATGAAGTATGCTAGGGATCTCATTTCACAACAAAGAGCCAAAGCATATCTATCAAATAAT TTCAATTCAGATTTACCATATACTGACGCTGAACTTAATGAAGTTCAAGAAGAGTGGGCAAAATATATTCTACCGCATTTCGCTAAATGA